In Arachis hypogaea cultivar Tifrunner chromosome 2, arahy.Tifrunner.gnm2.J5K5, whole genome shotgun sequence, a genomic segment contains:
- the LOC112721988 gene encoding ethylene-responsive transcription factor 1B-like: MTNNNNPFLFHNTDFWDVDSDTASFGFQSLKTKNDFDEPFEDSLSFDMIDFSLSSSSESRTLKKEKKHEEEEEDGKRRGRRSYIGVRKRPWGKFAAEIRDTTRNGRRVWLGTFESAEDAALAYDQAAFSMRGYSALLNFSFQRVKDSLQGIIMDSDSNNKHKPFSSSSPALALKERNSLQRKLASWSSKANNKNIKNKNKDSSSSSSSSSKESSSTTTTITNNNNGGVMVLEDLGVDYLEHLLTISESHHQNTSPNYYCNNNEVLFHSSGAIVYNDPTIV; this comes from the coding sequence ATGACCAATAATAATAATCCTTTCTTGTTCCATAACACAGATTTTTGGGATGTTGATTCGGACACTGCCTCCTTTGGGTTCCAATCATTGAAAACCAAGAATGATTTTGATGAGCCATTTGAGGATTCTTTATCATTTGACATGATTGacttctcattatcatcatcatctgaaTCAAGAAccctaaagaaggagaagaaacatgaagaagaagaggaagatggtaaaagaagaggaagaagaagttaCATAGGAGTGAGGAAGAGGCCATGGGGAAAATTCGCAGCAGAAATTCGAGACACAACAAGGAATGGAAGAAGGGTTTGGCTTGGAACATTCGAGAGTGCTGAAGATGCTGCTTTGGCTTATGATCAAGCTGCATTCTCCATGAGAGGCTACTCTGCTCTTCTCAACTTTTCTTTCCAGAGGGTCAAAGATTCTTTGCAAGGAATCATCATGGATTCTGATTCCAACAACAAACACaaacccttttcttcttcttcacctgcACTTGCACTCAAAGAGAGGAACTCCCTCCAAAGAAAATTGGCATCATGGTCCTCAAAGGCTAATAACAAGAacatcaagaacaaaaacaaggattcatcatcatcatcatcatcatcatctaaggAATCTTCATcaactactactactattactaataataataatggtggtgTCATGGTTTTAGAGGATTTGGGAGTTGATTATCTTGAGCATCTATTAACCATTTCAGAATCTCATCATCAAAACACAAGCCCTAACTACTACTGCAACAACAATGAAGTCTTGTTCCACTCGTCAGGTGCGATCGTGTACAATGATCCAACAATAGTGTAA